Below is a genomic region from Brassica oleracea var. oleracea cultivar TO1000 chromosome C9, BOL, whole genome shotgun sequence.
AGAGGAACTTACCCCACCTTTTCCTCACTTCCCCCAAAACCGCCTCCACCCCCTCCACTTCGATTTCCTCTCCTTGTAACCTCAACTTTTCAAACTTCTCCAACTTGTTTTGCGATTTTCGATTTCTATTTTGCTTGGACTTCGAGTTGTTTGATTAATTGCAGGACTCTTCCATCAACGATCTAACGATAAGAGGCGAAATCACATTGTGATTCTCAGCCATAAATATTCTCCTCTACCTCTCTTTTGCTCTTGAATAGATCGATTTTAGGATTTTTCAAAATCAAAATCGACCTTTCATTTTGCTGCTAGGATATTTAAGAGAAGTAGAGTTGAGAATAGGTTAAATCGATTAGAATAGATGGAAAGTTATAACCTTTGCGCCACCGATCTTCAATTGCACATGCATCGATTGTTTGGATATAGATTTTGGGATCTATTAAATCGATTTCTGTTGTTGGCGAGATGATCTAAGTACCTAGTCTTCTAAAGTGATTGTATCTGGTTTACCATTATCAATCGCTTGTTCTCTCTACATTGGGTTATGGAATAGTTTGGAAAGAGCAAATAAATCGCAAAAAGCTTCCAACTTTTCCTACTAAACCCAATCGAATGGTACTAACTCTTTCCTTTGGTTTTGTTTTGCAGATGGGTCCCAGACGCACCAAGATGGCTTCAAGGATCAAACCACCACACGCCCAAGGAGAACAGGAGGACAATGTCGTTCCCCCAACCTACCCATGGCCACGAGAGGAGGGGACTGAGATATTTCTTACTGACCCAAACATCCATGCCAAATCCGAGGAACAATGGGATAAGGAAGCCTCGCGCCGCTACAACTACTTGCTCAACAGCAACATCCTCCCAACACGATTTGTTGACGCTGGGGCGTTGAACGACTTGGGCCTCCACGAGAATTTGCATGATGTTCTCCATGTGTTGGGAATAGCTGATCTCTGCCACATTACTCATCTGCTGTACCCAGACTTGGTGAGACAGGTCCTAGCAACCGCGGAGCTCACCTTCAAGAGACCCGACTTCCCAATCTTTGAGGAAGCCTCCTTCACTTTCTTTGCGAGTGGTGTTAAGCATTCCATCAGTTTGGAGAAGCTGACCGAGATCTATGAGATATCTGAAGAGTACACCGCGACATCCTTCCCAAGGAAGTTTCCTCCCGAGCAAGCGTTCTGGAAGTTCATCGCTTCGGGGGATTTCAAATCGCGATCAGCCAGTCAATCTCGAATCTGCAACCATGTTCTGCAGATTGCTGCAAAGGTCATGTGCAATTTGCTCTTCTCAAAGGAACAGATGTCCAAGGTGCAACGCGGGGAGCTTCAGATGTTATTTGCGGGAGTTGAGGACGAGATCAGATCCGCAAACATTGGGATTCCGACCGCTCAAATGACAACTAGTCCAGGTTGTGTGCTTGTTCAGATGTTTGTGGACAAGAAAGCGAGGGTGACTAAGGGTTCTCTGAAAAAGGACCGTTCTGGGAGTTTGCTTACTTCTCTATTCTGCCACTTGGAGCTTGATCTCAGCCTCTACCAGTGTAACGAGACCCCGACATTCATTGATATCCTTTACCTGATTAATTGCCAGATTCTCCGCGACGAGACCACCTATAGCTTCCTCGGTAAGGACGGGAACGACCTCTACTGTAAGCTGCCTCAACCGGACATCACCTCGCTTGGAGATGTGGTCAACATTTGTTTAGTCCCCGAGCCTCAGTATCTCTGCGCCGACCCAAAATCATCTTACCAGGATGATACGATGAATGAGCCAGAGTTTGTAGGCACTGTTGGAAGCGACACTGCGTATGACCTAGGCCCGCTTGATGACGACGCAGATGACGCCGCCTACCATCGCTGGATGGTAGATTCTCAGCGCAAAAACAACAGCCTCATGAAGAGGATACTGAAGGCGATTACTGGAGGGTGCATGGGAGCTCCGAGCATAGCTGAACCTCGTCACGACCAGCGTACACCGAGCAGTCATCGTCCAGGGAAGGAGCCAGAAGGAATTGCAAGGGGTGACGAGGAGGATGCATGGGAGCTCTGAGCACAGCTGAACCTCGTCAAGACCAGCCTACACCGAGCAATCGTCGTCCAGGGAAAGAGCCAGTAGGAACTGCAAGGGGTGACGAAGAGATTCTATGGGCCACTCCGCGCAAAAGGAACAGACGTTCCGCTGGCCAGTCCGAGAGCGATGATACTGACTAGGCAGTCTCCTAGTTTTATCTCCATTTTTATATCCATTTGAACTATTTCTGCTTCCTGCACTTGTTTATTATTTTAGCCTTTTCTTGAATTATTTTCTCACCAGGGATGGTGAGAAGTAAGTCTGGGGGAGGCGCTTATCTGCTAATAATTGTTTACCTTTGGTTTTATGTTTAGAGTCAGTCCGCTTTGAGTCATTTTGATGTCTTTATCGAGTCAGTCCAAACTTCGTGGGAATCAGGACCTTATTCTATGATGTGTATTAACCACCCTCTATGATGTGTATTAACTACCCTCGTGCCCTAATTCATCTTATTCAGTGACCTTAGCAGGGGCGACAAACGCACATGTGGATCCAGAACACCCTGACATTACATCATCTTGTTCTCCAAAAGCTTTCAGCTTATCGAGGTTACTCTGGAAAGACTTAACTCCATCTAACTTGAACTTAATCTTGACTGCAATTCTTCTTGTTATGGCGATTAGAATAGGTTTTAACATGATCAACACTAAGGACTTCTTATTCTTTTTACCCATCTTGCTGATCCTGAGTGGCTAACTCATCTTTAGATAGTACCCACCTTAAAACCCTAAAGCCTTTGTTCGGCACTCATGCATTTGTTATTCAGTATCTTATGTGCATATATGTGCAAAAGGGCTGGAGAGGAAAGGATCGACATAGTCTCTTACTCGTTGATGCAGCAGAAGTGTCTGCTGAAGAATAGGCGGAAGCACATAGAGCAGCCGCTCTGCCGCCGATGATCTAACTAAGAGAAAAAGAGAAACAATAATGAATGTGAAGTCAAGAACTCCAGTGGCATGTCACCATCACAATTTTTACATCCTGCTTCGTCACCATCACCTACGTATTATTCAGAAGAAAAAAAACAAAAAAAAAAATTTAACTTTATGTACTTCAGAATAAGGTGATGAAGAAGGAGAAGATTCCTAAGAAAGAAAGACGCCATTGGTAAATTAGAAGGAGTATAAAGTGAAGAGAGGAGAACCATGCAGATCAGAGCGACTGTCCCTAAAGAAGAATACGCAAAAACGAGTAGAGGCTGTGGACATCAATGGATCTATCCTCTCTTGCAATTTTGCGTGATATCATGCATCCTCTACAAAATTTGGTAACCTCTAAACACTGATTAGCTCCACTTAAACACAAAAAGGCATGTTTCATACCTAGACTGTTACCCTATCTAATGCCTATGATGAGAAGTTCACGCTACTCTTAATTGAATATAAGGAGTTTTGTCTGGAATGTCTTAACTTTGGCAGGTCTGAGATACAGAGTATGGAGCCGTTTTGAACAGCAGTCAGTGGGGTTCTTGGTAAGAATGTGTTGTTTTAGCTAAACTGCTTATATGGTTCAGAGATTTGTGGTTATTGTATGGTTGCTGAAGAATAGGCGAGTTCCCACACTTTCAAACCTTTCTCTCGGTTCTTGGTACTTGATTTTGTTTGAGGACAAACAAGGATCTAAGTCTGGGGGAATTTATATATTTTTTTTTTGGCACATTATATGTATGTCTTACTAATAGTTTTCAAGGTTTTATCGAGTCTTTTTAGTCCATTTGAGTCATTACAGGTCTGGAGTTGCATTGGATGAGAGATAGACCAGATGGAGGGAAAGAAGAGAAAAAGAGTGTGAATTGGAGTCTTTCACGCAGAACAGTCGACCAGAGCAGCCTGAGTGCCTGCTCCAGCGGCAGAGATAAAAAAGGAAGTTTTCAAATATTTCGGGATTTGCCCTAGATTTCCTATTTTTTCCTATAGTCGCATGTGGCTCCTATATATATAGTCTCCTATTTATTACTTTAGACCTACCTTAGTTCTTACGCCAGAAAAAACCTGAGAGAGCTTTGATTTTTGGGCAATTGCTGCTTGTAAGGGAGAAAGCCTCATCTATCTCCTAGAAGATTATCTTGAACCCTCTGATTTCTATTATCTATTATATGCAGTATTATTTAGAAATCATGTTTCTCTGTCCTTGTGTTATGTCTGAGTAGTCACCGAGTTAGTTTAGGGTTCTAGGGTTTGGATTCGTGAGCTGAAATTGGCTTGCGATTTCCATACCTCAAAAAGAAACCTAAGACTAGGGCCTTTAAATCAATTCAAAACAACCTCATCTTGTTACTCGTTATTAATAACGTCTTTAAACCCCCCCCCCCCCCCTTAATTCTGATCCCATAAAGATAAAGTGTGAACTGGTCCTCTGGAATTGAATCTAAAGATATTACAACTACACTGTTAACTTGACAGTGGACAAAGATCCAATTTTAGTGTATCATTAAGGCTAAGCACTGAAATTTGTCGTAAACCAATTTCAGAAACATTCTGTTATGGTGGGGAGTGAAAACACCAGTAATATGGGTTGGCTGGTTGGAAGGACAGCGGAATCCAAAGTAGCTCTAGTCTACGATCTGATGAATGAACCACCGAGAGCTCGTATGACAGTTGGTCTGACTGCCTTAACTATGGCAGAATATTTCCGTTTTATGCGCTGATTCTCAATTTTGTTTTTATCGTTGGTTTTATTGATGTTTTTGGTCTACGGGATCTTTAGTGTTTTGCAATTTTAATAGCTTTATTTCAGGTTAGAGGCTCTCTCGTTATCTTTTGTTTGTTTAGAGATTCTGTGATCTCTTGCATTCTCTGGCTTTTTTTGGTGGTTGAAGGTTTGGACTTTTCGTCTTTGTTGTGGGTGGTATGTTATTGACATCCTTGTATTGCTTTCAGAGATTTTCATCCAACTTTATGTGTTTAGTTTCTAGAGTCTAATGTTGTAAGCTTTTAGTTTATGTGTAAGTTTCCCTCTTCTGGACTTGTTGTCTCTGGCTTCGAATGTGGTGCAGATACAAAAAAATGCATATGAAAAGTAAAAAGCAGACCAAACAGAATAAACACAGATCAATAAATCTACAGAATAAATGCAGACCAATTGTCTGGCTCTTTTTTCTTCTTCTTTGCAGATCAAATAATTTAACATTTACATTAATCTGCATGCAGTTTACTTATTATTTTAATATATTTTTGTGTCTTGTTTATTTTAAGGTGAATGGCCAAAAAAATACAGTTTAATCTGCATTATATAAAAACGGCATTTATCTTCCATTTGTTCTGTGTTTCATTCAAACCCTCTTATGTTGTCTTTGTTGACAGCCAGCTCATGTAATCTCCAATGTATATCCACCGTTGGATATTAATATTTATCAGACGGAAAAAAAGATCCGTCTCTAAAGAAAAGAAGAAGTTGTACTATATGGAGTTGTATATTCAACAGAACTTATAATTGTAAGAATCCCGAGAAGAACAGTTGTGATAAAACTGGCAGAAATCACATGGCCATGAACCGTCTTGTCTGTACGATGATTCAATGTCTGGTATTAAGTTAGTGTACATTATTGGCGCCAGAGAATTTGGTCTATGAATAATTAATGAAATGAAATTTCAATTAAGTGCAGATCTTTAACGTTCAACATATAATCTGGCTCGAATTTCACAATAAGAGATAATGAATTCATTTAACTTGTGAGTATTTATGTAACCACTGTGATCAGTAGTTCGACTGACGAATTTCACAATTTAAACTGATATTTGAAGCTACGTTGCACGGAAGCTTCATCGGACGTCCGCTTCCCGCTTCGGAACTGGAATCGAAATCGGAACCTTGTAGAACCTTACGGAATCTCGCTTCCAAAACGCTTCTAAAATATTCTTTTTAAATACATGTTGGAAGCTTATGATTCCGTTTTGGAATCACGCTTCTATTCCTTAAAAAAAAACACAATGTCTTATATCAATAAAAATATAAAATTATAGTTTAATTTATATAAAATCCAAATTTTAATAGTATTGAATAGAGAGAATAGAAATATACAAATATTAAAATTAACACTATAATTATCTTTATGCATTGAGGTTTTTATTAAAGATAATCATATATTCAAATATATTATGTCAATTAATTATAAAGTATTAAAAATAATTAATATAATAACTTATTTTAAATTTAAAAATCTAGAACTAAAAATTATACGCTTCCAACGCGTACCCGCTTTCTAATTTTTTAAAAAATTTCGCTTCCGCGCTTCCATACGCTTCCGCTTCCACGTATCCGTTTCTGTTTCCAACAGTACTGGTTTCCATGTAACATAGATTTGAAGTAAACTTATAATAATGGTTTTTGGTCTAAAAAATTTGCTGAGGGTGACAAAACCTATTAATCGTCCACGAAATAATAGTATTGATAATAATTATGTGATCTATTCACAATGTAATTCCTTCTTTTGATTTTACATGTGAACTAATATTTTTGTAACATATGAACTAATCATATCTATTACCGAACGATAACTACTATTCTTCTTCCTCATAGATATTAATTATAGAAAAAATGTCCCAATATTTTGCAACGACTAAATTACTTTTTTTATAACTACTAATAGTACTAATTTTTTTTTAAAATGGCTGGTTTGGAACACTAGCGATGAAGTTTATCACACACATGATATTCAAATTATATATAAAAAACATATGCAATTGCTCAGTAGAAGCGAAGTTAAACATTTGCTTAAGAAATTCTAATTACTTCAATTACTTTTGTTGGTAAGGAAATTTACCGAAAAAAATCATATATTTTTTTTTTGACAAAGAAAAAATTCATATAGTTGACGCGTTCATGTTAAGAAGTACATCCATCTCAGCTTAGCAAGCAAGTTGCATGATGTCTATGAATGCGACCAGAGACGAAATGCATAAACCAAGAAACCAACCTAAAATCCAATATATGTATTTAATAAAAACATTGTATTTGGTAAGTTTTCCTCTTCTCAAGTAACCAAATCAATGTTCAAAAAAGAAGTAACGAAATCGAAATTTGACGAAAGTAATTAAAAAAAAACTAGACTCACATTAAAATAATTCTATTGCAAGACATGTCTTGGATTCATCCAATCACACACCCGAAGAAAAAGAAAAAAAAAGAAAAAACCGGTCAGTTGATTAAAATAGTACAAACTGAACCGGCCGGTTAAATAAATCAAGCCTCTAAGAAGCCGGTCATCCTAAGAACGGAGTTGCGGTGACGATTCAGGTCTCTTCCTTTAAGGGCACAAACGGAAAACGCTATTTGCTCTTTCAACCTTCTTTCGACTATCACATGTGGAGGAGTCTTATCCTCCTCCTCCTCCTCCTCCTCCTCCTCCTCAGTCGTTTCCCATTCCGTACGCCGGAAATTATTCACCGGAATACTCATGGGAGATGTTTTCTTCGCAGCCACACGCTGCCTTGTGCCCTTCTCGTCATTTCTGATGTTAGAGAATCTAGTTTTCTGGTTACACTCTTGGATCGTGGCTTGCTCGGAAAATATAATGTCCGATTCTTCATATTCTTCCGACATTGGAAATTTTCAAAGATTATTTTTGTCCTAACACAAGTAATCAAATATTTAAAGATTCAAAAGAACTGAAAATAGAGTATATTTCCCCGAGAAGATGAGAGAAAGAAGTTAGAGAGATTATCGATGAAGATGGAGAAGAGAATATCGCAATGGGTTAAATGAAATTTATAGACTGAGTCACTGAGACGTTTGTCAAAAGAAGAGAATCTTGTCTTACACGTAATGATCTACGTATATTAATGTGTATCTATATACATGTGTTTGTGTATATACGTGTACGTGTAGTTAAATCTAGTGTGGCATGCGATGACGTCATCACGATACGATCTTTCAATGTGAAATACGTGGAAACTTCATCATACTCATGAAGCTTCATCATCACTCACCTCATTGCTATAACTAATTAATTGGCTAATAATTAATTACCTCTGGGGTTATTGACTAATTATTCATGATTTCCAGAGTGTAATTATTTTAGAAGAACAACTAGGCTAAGTTACACCTATTTGTAAAATAAGTAAATATTAGTACATCGATTTACATTTAAGAGAATACCCTGATTCATATAAATTAACTTAAAAATCTTTTAAATAGATTTCTTTAAGTACAGAAAAGAGAAAATAGTATAATTTATTTAATTTTGATTATATAGGTATTAATTAAATGTAATGTTGAATGTCTAAACATGGCTTCTTAAAATGGTGTGGTTGTTTAAATCTTATCGAACCTTGGAGCTGTTTTGCCATTTTATGGAATTTCCAGTTGAGAATCTTAATTAGTTAATGAGAATAATTTTGTTATTTAACTATTCATGAATATTAAAGCTACAATATTAATTGAGTATCTCCAACAACAAAATCACAATGATTAGGAAAGAAGCCAAGTCGGTGTGAAGCCATAAAACAAAATCAACGCGGCGCGTCCGGAGGAAACGCATTTACGCGTTTTCCATCTCAAGGTCATGCTCATGGCTCACGCATGTACGTTACACGTTAATCCAATTCTATCCAACACTTATTCCAACACTTGTCATAACACAATCTAAGTTATCTAAAACGTCCCACAAAAATAACAGAGTCAAGCTTTGGGTTCTCTAGTCCACACCTGTTTGTTTTGTCCGCTACAGTCACTTTCTTATGCGATTATGTGGTGGTGTTAGTTAACGGTTTATTCTTTTTGTTGCATGAAATTTTTGCATATTGAATGTTGGTGCTTTTAAAGAACA
It encodes:
- the LOC106317189 gene encoding uncharacterized protein LOC106317189 codes for the protein MSEEYEESDIIFSEQATIQECNQKTRFSNIRNDEKGTRQRVAAKKTSPMSIPVNNFRRTEWETTEEEEEEEEEEDKTPPHVIVERRLKEQIAFSVCALKGRDLNRHRNSVLRMTGFLEA